A genomic region of Synechococcus sp. NOUM97013 contains the following coding sequences:
- a CDS encoding glycosyltransferase has product MSRVVSGRSDGRERVLVLAPTARAASETFIRANLSGLSLTLTAYFGDERPLKYPWRLAYGSSILFSKLFTRLHWLRLAGLPAACVALALIRRHQPDVVMVEFGFEAVRVMEACAWSGVPLVVHFRGSDASAESRLGLLKGRYRRLLAMAAGVIVKSRPMADTLLALGAPADRLLISPSGANAALFQGSDPAAAPPVLLAVGRFVAKKGPLQTLRAFALLCREPAVARLQPELWMVGEGPLLASARSLVVALGLQEQVRFLGVRSQDRVAQLMREVRGFVQHSMVAPDGDSEGNPVAVMEAQLSGLPVVATRHAGIPEVVLEGQTGLLVEEGDEAAMARAMARLLMEPDLAARLGDCGRRRIQERFTIEHHLRQVEQLLRQVIGDRQAHRRERS; this is encoded by the coding sequence ATGAGCCGAGTTGTTTCCGGTCGCAGCGACGGCCGTGAGCGGGTGCTGGTGCTGGCCCCCACAGCCCGCGCCGCCAGTGAAACCTTCATTCGCGCCAATCTCAGTGGGTTGTCGTTGACCTTGACGGCCTACTTCGGTGACGAACGACCGCTGAAATACCCCTGGCGCCTGGCCTACGGCAGTTCGATCCTGTTCAGCAAGCTGTTCACGCGTCTGCATTGGCTGCGTTTGGCAGGGTTGCCGGCAGCCTGCGTGGCTTTGGCCCTGATCCGTCGCCATCAACCGGATGTGGTGATGGTGGAGTTCGGTTTTGAAGCGGTGCGGGTGATGGAGGCTTGCGCCTGGTCCGGCGTGCCCCTGGTGGTGCATTTCCGCGGTTCCGATGCCTCGGCTGAGAGTCGCTTGGGTCTGCTGAAGGGGCGTTACCGGCGTCTGCTGGCGATGGCCGCCGGCGTGATCGTTAAATCCAGACCGATGGCCGACACCCTTTTGGCGCTGGGCGCACCGGCGGATCGCCTGCTGATCAGTCCCTCCGGGGCTAATGCCGCTTTGTTTCAGGGCAGCGACCCGGCCGCGGCGCCACCGGTGCTGTTGGCGGTGGGTCGTTTTGTGGCCAAGAAGGGCCCGCTGCAGACGCTGCGAGCCTTTGCTTTGCTCTGCCGTGAGCCCGCTGTGGCCAGGCTGCAGCCCGAGCTGTGGATGGTGGGAGAGGGCCCGCTGCTGGCCTCTGCACGGTCGTTGGTGGTGGCGCTTGGCCTCCAGGAGCAGGTGCGATTCCTGGGCGTGCGTTCCCAGGACCGGGTGGCTCAGCTGATGCGCGAGGTGCGGGGGTTCGTGCAGCACTCGATGGTGGCCCCGGATGGTGACAGCGAGGGCAATCCTGTGGCGGTGATGGAAGCCCAACTCAGTGGTCTGCCGGTGGTGGCAACCCGTCATGCCGGTATCCCTGAGGTGGTGCTGGAGGGACAGACAGGGCTGCTGGTGGAGGAAGGTGACGAAGCCGCCATGGCGCGGGCGATGGCACGTCTGCTGATGGAGCCGGATCTGGCGGCACGTCTGGGAGACTGCGGGCGCCGGCGCATTCAGGAGCGGTTCACCATCGAGCATCACCTCCGGCAGGTTGAGCAGCTGCTGCGTCAGGTCATCGGCGACCGTCAGGCACACCGCAGGGAACGGTCGTGA
- a CDS encoding sulfotransferase, which produces MRDASPARRRLLLIRGLGHSGTTILDMALGAHPLLVGLGEAARILERPDAGEEHRGPAQLRHGLRFERRCTCGAVAAECPVWGPLLEWLPGHDDRPLAEKTLRLLDAVQRIHPEAQWAVDSYQDDMVLPLLDDPELDIRIVHLTRDVRSWVHSRSRDGQRRGQWLPGLKPLLRWCRVNARQGYRLQASGRPIYRLGYEQLALDPERSLQRLCDWLEVPFDRKMLEPAQHSSSHILSGNRMRFDAKRGASIRYDGAWLYQPAGLAQMALLLPWVARLNRRLVYSDD; this is translated from the coding sequence ATGAGGGATGCTTCGCCGGCCAGGCGCAGGCTTCTGCTGATCAGGGGCCTCGGCCACAGCGGCACTACGATTCTGGATATGGCTTTAGGAGCACATCCTCTGCTCGTGGGCCTTGGAGAAGCCGCCCGAATTTTGGAACGGCCTGACGCGGGAGAAGAACACCGCGGACCTGCTCAGCTGCGCCATGGTCTGCGCTTTGAGCGCCGTTGCACCTGTGGCGCCGTGGCGGCCGAGTGCCCCGTGTGGGGTCCGCTGTTGGAGTGGCTCCCAGGCCATGACGACCGCCCTCTGGCCGAGAAGACCCTGCGGCTGCTGGACGCCGTGCAGCGCATCCACCCAGAGGCGCAGTGGGCGGTGGATTCCTATCAGGACGACATGGTGTTGCCGTTACTCGATGACCCTGAACTGGACATTCGCATCGTGCATCTCACCCGTGATGTGCGCAGTTGGGTGCATTCCCGCTCCCGTGATGGCCAGCGTCGTGGCCAGTGGTTGCCAGGTCTGAAGCCGCTGTTGCGTTGGTGCCGGGTGAATGCACGCCAGGGATACAGGCTGCAAGCCAGTGGCCGGCCGATCTATCGCCTGGGTTATGAGCAGTTGGCCCTCGATCCGGAGAGAAGTCTGCAGCGACTCTGCGACTGGTTGGAGGTCCCGTTTGATCGCAAGATGCTGGAGCCTGCGCAGCACTCAAGCAGCCACATCCTCTCGGGAAATCGCATGCGTTTTGATGCCAAGCGAGGGGCATCGATTCGCTACGACGGCGCCTGGTTGTATCAGCCCGCTGGGCTGGCCCAGATGGCTCTGCTGCTGCCGTGGGTGGCGCGTTTGAACCGCAGGTTGGTGTATTCGGACGATTGA
- the kdsA gene encoding 3-deoxy-8-phosphooctulonate synthase, protein MSARQVSLGSISFANDAPFVLIGGVNVLESRQFALDAAGHYSDVCKRLNIPLVFKASFDKANRSSIHSYRGPGLDEGLTILQAVKDTYNIPVITDVHTPEQAAPAAAVCDIIQLPAFLARQTDLVEAMARTGSVINIKKPQFLSPSQMRNVVEKFRECGNDQLLICERGSNFGYDNLVVDMLGFGVMKRCCDQLPLIFDVTHALQCRDPGGAASGGRRSQVVDLARAGMAVGLAGLFLESHPDPDQARCDGPSALPLDALEPFLTQLKAVDTLVKSLPALNIQ, encoded by the coding sequence ATGAGCGCGCGACAGGTCTCCCTGGGATCGATCTCCTTCGCCAATGACGCTCCCTTCGTGTTGATCGGTGGCGTCAATGTGCTGGAATCGCGCCAGTTTGCTCTGGATGCCGCTGGGCATTACAGCGACGTCTGCAAGCGGCTCAACATCCCGCTGGTGTTCAAGGCCTCCTTCGACAAGGCCAATCGCTCATCGATTCATTCCTATCGCGGGCCAGGACTGGACGAGGGCCTAACGATCCTGCAAGCGGTGAAAGACACCTACAACATTCCGGTGATCACCGATGTGCACACACCGGAGCAAGCTGCACCAGCGGCAGCCGTCTGCGACATCATTCAATTGCCTGCCTTTCTTGCCCGTCAAACCGATCTGGTGGAAGCGATGGCGCGCACAGGCTCGGTGATCAATATCAAAAAACCGCAGTTTCTGAGTCCATCTCAGATGCGCAATGTGGTGGAGAAATTCCGGGAATGCGGCAACGATCAACTGCTGATCTGTGAGCGGGGCAGCAACTTCGGCTACGACAACCTGGTGGTGGACATGCTGGGCTTCGGCGTCATGAAGCGCTGCTGTGATCAGCTGCCGCTGATCTTCGATGTCACCCACGCGCTTCAGTGTCGTGACCCCGGGGGAGCCGCATCAGGCGGTCGTCGCAGCCAAGTGGTGGATCTGGCGCGGGCCGGCATGGCCGTCGGCCTGGCGGGACTGTTCCTTGAATCACATCCCGATCCGGATCAGGCGCGCTGCGATGGTCCGAGCGCACTGCCGCTGGATGCGTTGGAGCCCTTCCTGACGCAGTTAAAGGCCGTGGACACCTTGGTGAAGTCACTGCCGGCGCTGAACATTCAATGA
- a CDS encoding glycosyltransferase: MDDLWVVLPHIGAGGAQKVGLLAAEHFAAQGFKVRVLSLRHGHPIKHAIPEGVELFDLGPDDDFSLHPWLQDGWNRSLLARGRRFTIAQCIKLRRFLIRATMALVLRGLQLTWRWCEPKVQPGSDAWVTRLLGWCMQGIGGLRYRRLRELLQQQRPKRVLALLTKTNILCSAAVWDLPIHLVVSERNDPRLQQLDRLWSRLRCVYYRRAEVVTANTEGVLEALQEMGPWQRLALLPNPLPGGLSLQDSQPSPVQRQLEVLAVARLVRQKGLDVLIRAFASLPPSVREGWHVTLVGDGPERQALEVLASGAGLGDSIRFEGFRSDPLVFMRRASIFALPSRFEGMPNALLEAMAAGLPSVVSDASPGPLEMVTDGRQGLVVPCDDVSAFAMALQQLMRDGDLRDRYGDAARTTLRALDWDVVEPHWRSVLALPAQP; encoded by the coding sequence ATGGATGATCTCTGGGTTGTGCTGCCCCACATCGGCGCTGGCGGTGCCCAGAAAGTGGGTCTGCTTGCTGCGGAGCATTTCGCAGCTCAGGGGTTCAAGGTGCGGGTGCTGTCGCTGCGCCATGGGCATCCGATCAAGCACGCGATCCCCGAGGGCGTGGAGCTGTTTGATCTGGGGCCCGATGATGACTTCAGTCTTCATCCCTGGTTGCAGGACGGCTGGAATCGTTCGCTGTTGGCCCGCGGCCGTCGCTTCACCATCGCCCAGTGCATCAAGCTCCGGCGGTTTCTGATCCGAGCCACGATGGCCCTGGTGTTGCGTGGTCTCCAGCTCACCTGGCGCTGGTGTGAGCCGAAAGTCCAGCCTGGTTCCGATGCATGGGTGACTCGCCTGCTGGGCTGGTGCATGCAGGGCATCGGCGGCCTGCGCTACCGGCGTTTGCGCGAGCTGTTGCAGCAGCAGCGGCCCAAGCGGGTGTTGGCCCTGCTCACCAAAACCAACATCCTCTGCTCGGCGGCGGTTTGGGATCTGCCCATCCATCTGGTGGTGTCGGAGCGCAATGACCCCCGCCTGCAGCAGCTCGATCGTTTGTGGAGTCGTCTTCGCTGCGTTTACTACCGCCGTGCCGAGGTGGTGACCGCAAACACCGAGGGTGTGCTCGAAGCCCTGCAAGAGATGGGGCCATGGCAACGGTTGGCGCTGTTGCCCAATCCCCTACCGGGTGGATTGAGTTTGCAGGATTCCCAGCCATCGCCTGTTCAGCGCCAGCTGGAGGTGCTGGCGGTGGCTCGTCTGGTGCGCCAGAAGGGCCTGGATGTATTGATTCGTGCCTTCGCGTCTCTGCCGCCGTCGGTTCGGGAGGGTTGGCACGTCACCCTGGTCGGCGATGGACCGGAGCGCCAGGCGCTGGAAGTACTAGCTAGCGGTGCGGGGCTCGGGGATTCGATTCGCTTCGAGGGGTTCCGCTCGGATCCCTTGGTGTTCATGCGCCGCGCTTCGATCTTTGCGCTTCCATCGCGCTTTGAAGGCATGCCCAATGCCTTGCTTGAGGCCATGGCCGCAGGGCTGCCATCGGTGGTGAGTGATGCTTCCCCTGGTCCGCTGGAGATGGTGACTGATGGCCGGCAGGGGCTGGTGGTGCCCTGTGACGACGTGAGCGCGTTCGCGATGGCTCTGCAGCAGCTGATGCGCGATGGCGATCTGCGCGATCGCTACGGCGATGCGGCCCGCACCACCCTGCGCGCACTCGACTGGGATGTGGTGGAGCCCCACTGGCGTTCGGTGCTGGCCCTGCCAGCGCAGCCATGA